The Xanthomonas fragariae genome has a segment encoding these proteins:
- a CDS encoding IS5 family transposase, with product MQLTFGDAEGLGKRKQTRREIFLAEMEQVVPWQRLLALIAPHYPASGRPGRQPYALATMLRIHLLQQWYALSDPAMEEALHEIPSLRRFAQLGGLDNVPDETTILNFRRLLETHGLAARMLEAVNAHLARKGQSLRSGTIVDATLIAAPSSTKNADHARDPEMHQTKKGKQYYFGMKAHIGVDDVSGLVHHVECTAANVADITQAHKLLHGKEDTLSGDSGYTGLDKRAEMARKRKLRYLIAEKPSKLKQIKNARELQWAQRWEHTKASLRAKVEHPFRVIKRQFGYVKVRYRGLAKNTAQVLTLFALSNLWMVRRQLLPAKA from the coding sequence TTGGTGACGCCGAGGGCCTGGGTAAGCGCAAGCAGACCCGCCGGGAAATCTTCCTGGCCGAGATGGAGCAGGTCGTTCCGTGGCAGCGGTTGCTTGCGCTGATCGCACCGCACTATCCGGCGTCGGGACGGCCAGGTCGGCAGCCGTACGCACTGGCCACGATGTTGCGGATTCATCTACTGCAACAGTGGTACGCGCTGAGCGATCCGGCGATGGAAGAAGCGTTGCATGAGATCCCGAGCTTGCGGCGTTTTGCCCAGCTCGGTGGGTTGGACAACGTTCCTGACGAGACCACGATTCTCAATTTTCGTCGTTTGCTGGAGACCCATGGCCTGGCCGCGCGGATGCTGGAAGCGGTCAACGCGCATCTGGCGCGCAAGGGTCAAAGTCTGCGCTCGGGCACGATCGTCGATGCAACCCTGATCGCTGCGCCCAGTTCGACCAAGAACGCTGACCACGCGCGCGATCCTGAGATGCACCAGACCAAGAAAGGCAAGCAATATTACTTCGGGATGAAAGCGCACATTGGAGTAGACGATGTGTCCGGGTTGGTGCACCACGTGGAATGCACGGCGGCCAACGTTGCCGATATCACGCAGGCGCACAAGCTGCTGCATGGCAAGGAAGACACGCTCAGCGGGGATAGCGGTTACACGGGGCTGGACAAGCGCGCGGAGATGGCGCGCAAGCGCAAGTTGCGCTACCTGATTGCAGAGAAGCCGTCCAAGCTCAAGCAGATCAAGAACGCGCGCGAGTTGCAGTGGGCCCAGCGCTGGGAGCACACCAAGGCCAGCCTGCGGGCGAAGGTGGAACATCCATTTCGGGTGATCAAACGCCAGTTTGGTTACGTCAAGGTCCGCTATCGCGGCCTAGCGAAGAATACCGCGCAGGTGCTGACGCTGTTTGCGCTATCCAATCTATGGATGGTGCGCCGGCAGTTATTGCCGGCCAAGGCATAA
- a CDS encoding AAA family ATPase, whose translation MPSFLVVVGANGSGKSTLFDVFCFLHDCLKGNVRQALDKRGRFREVLSRGCDPATDAILIELQYKMEITGIERLVT comes from the coding sequence ATGCCTTCGTTTCTTGTAGTGGTGGGGGCCAATGGATCAGGCAAGAGCACCTTGTTCGATGTATTCTGCTTTCTCCATGATTGCCTGAAAGGGAATGTTCGACAGGCGCTGGACAAGCGAGGGCGTTTCCGCGAGGTGCTCAGCCGCGGATGTGATCCGGCAACCGATGCGATTTTAATCGAGCTGCAATATAAAATGGAAATTACCGGTATTGAGCGACTGGTAACTTAG
- a CDS encoding AAA family ATPase, whose translation MQRELLRYKRGRYGSPYHFLDFSKGEGYAITNEEDFKKADSELDRESQKVSPDTLAIKGLGQFERFKAANAFRQLIENWHVSDFHISAARGRKEATGDSEHLSESGDNLPLVAQYMNERHSVVFRSILDIMARRVPGVTSVEPKLMDDGYLTLRFQDGSFKTPFLDRYVSDGTIKMFAYLVLLHDPDPHPLLCVEEPENQLYPQLMSELAEEFRMYADRGGQVLVSTHSPDFLNATELEEAFWLVKRNGCTEVHRARDDKQIANYVKEGDQLGYLWKQGFFDGVDPK comes from the coding sequence GTGCAGAGAGAGTTGCTGCGTTACAAACGTGGCCGCTATGGCAGCCCCTATCATTTCCTGGATTTCTCCAAAGGTGAGGGTTATGCGATAACCAATGAGGAGGACTTCAAAAAAGCCGACTCAGAACTGGATAGAGAAAGTCAGAAAGTGTCCCCTGATACACTGGCGATCAAAGGATTAGGGCAATTCGAGCGGTTCAAGGCAGCCAATGCATTTCGGCAATTGATCGAAAACTGGCACGTTTCTGATTTTCATATCAGCGCAGCCAGAGGACGCAAAGAAGCCACTGGCGACTCCGAGCATCTTTCGGAAAGCGGCGACAACTTGCCGCTGGTCGCTCAATACATGAACGAACGTCATTCGGTGGTATTCCGCAGTATCCTTGACATTATGGCAAGACGCGTTCCCGGCGTAACCTCAGTCGAGCCCAAGCTGATGGACGATGGCTATCTCACGCTACGCTTTCAAGATGGTTCGTTTAAGACGCCTTTCCTGGACCGCTATGTGTCTGACGGAACGATCAAGATGTTTGCCTACCTGGTACTCCTCCATGACCCCGATCCTCATCCGTTGCTGTGTGTCGAGGAACCTGAGAACCAATTATATCCGCAGCTCATGAGCGAACTGGCGGAAGAGTTTCGCATGTATGCTGATCGCGGCGGGCAAGTATTGGTTTCCACTCATTCCCCTGACTTTTTGAACGCTACCGAGCTTGAAGAGGCATTCTGGCTGGTGAAGCGAAACGGTTGCACGGAGGTTCACCGCGCACGTGATGACAAGCAAATTGCCAATTATGTAAAAGAAGGCGATCAACTTGGCTATCTGTGGAAACAGGGATTCTTCGATGGGGTAGACCCGAAATGA
- a CDS encoding DUF4276 family protein, translating to MRELVFLLEERSAKAMLENLLPRLLSKDIRYRLVAFEGKQDLEKQLERRIRGYQNPRARFIVLRDLDSHPDCIVMKSKLLEICKRSGRSQYCLVRIACTELETFYLADLAAVGIALQMTTLASQQNHRKFRSPDELGNPSKELRTITKNKYQKVDGSRAIGKYLQLDNVRSASFRNLISGVRRMEAELLSAST from the coding sequence ATGAGAGAGCTGGTATTTCTTCTGGAAGAGCGTTCAGCTAAAGCCATGCTGGAAAATTTACTGCCTCGCCTCTTGTCGAAAGATATTCGGTATCGCCTTGTCGCTTTTGAAGGAAAGCAGGATCTGGAAAAACAACTGGAACGCCGCATCCGTGGCTACCAAAACCCGCGCGCCCGTTTTATTGTACTCAGAGATCTCGACAGCCACCCTGACTGCATAGTTATGAAAAGTAAATTGCTAGAAATCTGCAAACGCTCTGGACGCAGTCAGTATTGCCTGGTGAGAATTGCCTGCACGGAACTGGAAACTTTTTACCTTGCCGACCTCGCAGCAGTCGGTATAGCACTCCAAATGACCACGCTCGCCTCTCAACAGAACCATCGCAAGTTCAGATCGCCAGACGAGCTCGGCAACCCAAGCAAAGAACTCAGAACCATTACAAAGAACAAGTATCAGAAGGTGGATGGTTCGCGCGCCATCGGGAAATATCTCCAATTGGACAATGTTCGCTCCGCCAGTTTTCGCAATCTGATTTCTGGCGTCAGACGCATGGAGGCGGAACTCCTCTCCGCTTCGACTTGA
- the yccS gene encoding YccS family putative transporter — MATSSFETRLSRLWAHEKASYGLRVFTALAVAMGVCWHWQQLTAVPALFLGAIASAIAETDDNWLGRIKSVLLSLLCFAAAAAAVVLLFPYPLPFVIGMALATFSLTLLGALGERYASIAQATVALSIYAMIGIDQHGSHDPHIAWHGATLLLIGASWYGVLSILWTILFANRPVRERLSRLFFELGHYLKLKADLFEPVRQSDLHARRLALAEQNAKVVGALNAAKTAIMSRFGRSGRPGVQSGLYFRLYYMAQEFHERASSSHYPYEALTEAFFHSDVLYRCQRLLALQGKACAALGEAIRLRHPFDYGEHSRLATEDLRQSLDYLHARADPAFARLLGALELLVTNLQSIERKLSEAAQSDSTSDQIDTRLRDSSPHTLREMTARLVQQLTPGSVLFRHGLRMAVALLVGYAIMHFIHADNGYWILLTTAFVCRPNYGATRLRLVQRIAGTLIGLIVTWALMQLFPGTEVQLLLALAAALVFFITRTDRYMLATAGITVMALLCFNLLGDGFVLIWPRLIDTLIGCAIAAAASFLILPDWQGRRLNQVMATVLASCAQYLTQVLEQYASGMRDDLPYRIARRDMHNADAALSVALSNMLREPGRYRRNLDAGFRFLALSNTLLGYLSALGAHRAALEGEHDPTIAQAGEYLQRALSEVATALRERQPLPMHDETEEVAIAEALEQHAVQLQPKQRLVRDQLALTLRLLPKLRAAALAVTTAPAADSAARLAITNA, encoded by the coding sequence GTGGCCACTTCTTCCTTCGAAACCCGCCTTAGCCGCTTGTGGGCCCATGAAAAGGCCAGCTATGGCCTGCGTGTGTTCACCGCGCTGGCGGTGGCGATGGGCGTGTGCTGGCACTGGCAGCAACTCACCGCGGTACCGGCGCTGTTCCTTGGCGCGATCGCCAGTGCCATTGCTGAAACCGACGACAACTGGCTGGGCCGCATCAAATCGGTGCTGCTGTCCTTGCTGTGTTTTGCCGCCGCTGCGGCTGCGGTGGTGCTGCTGTTTCCGTATCCGCTGCCGTTCGTGATCGGGATGGCGTTGGCGACCTTCTCACTGACCCTGCTCGGTGCATTGGGCGAGCGCTATGCCTCAATCGCACAGGCCACGGTGGCCTTATCGATCTACGCCATGATCGGCATTGACCAGCATGGCAGCCACGACCCGCACATCGCCTGGCACGGCGCGACGCTGCTGCTGATCGGCGCCAGCTGGTACGGCGTGCTGTCGATCCTGTGGACCATCCTGTTCGCCAATCGCCCGGTGCGCGAGCGGCTGTCGCGGCTGTTCTTCGAGCTGGGCCACTATCTCAAGCTCAAGGCCGATCTGTTTGAACCGGTGCGGCAGAGCGACCTGCATGCGCGCCGGCTGGCGCTGGCCGAGCAAAACGCCAAAGTCGTCGGCGCGCTCAATGCCGCCAAGACCGCGATCATGAGCCGCTTCGGCCGCTCCGGTCGACCGGGCGTGCAATCGGGGCTGTATTTCCGGCTGTATTACATGGCCCAGGAATTTCACGAGCGCGCCAGCTCCTCCCACTATCCCTATGAAGCGCTGACCGAGGCGTTCTTCCACAGCGATGTGCTGTATCGCTGCCAGCGTCTGCTCGCGCTGCAAGGCAAAGCATGCGCCGCATTGGGCGAGGCGATCCGCCTGCGTCATCCGTTCGACTATGGCGAACACAGCCGCCTGGCGACCGAAGATCTGCGCCAATCGCTGGATTATCTACACGCACGTGCCGATCCAGCATTCGCGCGCCTGCTCGGTGCGCTGGAATTGTTGGTGACCAACCTGCAGAGCATCGAACGCAAGCTGTCGGAAGCGGCGCAATCCGATTCCACCAGCGACCAGATCGACACGCGCTTGCGTGACTCTTCGCCGCACACCTTGCGCGAGATGACGGCACGTCTGGTGCAACAACTCACACCTGGCTCGGTGCTGTTCCGGCACGGCCTGCGCATGGCCGTCGCGCTGCTGGTCGGCTACGCCATCATGCACTTCATCCACGCCGATAACGGCTACTGGATCCTGCTCACTACCGCCTTCGTGTGCCGGCCCAATTACGGCGCCACCCGCTTGCGACTGGTCCAGCGCATCGCCGGCACCCTGATCGGCCTGATCGTCACCTGGGCGCTGATGCAGCTGTTCCCCGGCACGGAAGTGCAGCTGCTGCTGGCGCTGGCCGCCGCGCTGGTATTCTTCATCACCCGCACCGATCGCTACATGCTGGCCACCGCCGGCATCACCGTAATGGCGCTGCTCTGCTTCAACCTGCTCGGCGACGGCTTCGTGCTTATCTGGCCGCGCCTGATCGACACGTTGATCGGCTGCGCGATTGCTGCAGCCGCATCGTTCCTGATACTGCCCGATTGGCAAGGCCGCCGCCTCAATCAGGTGATGGCAACGGTGCTGGCCAGCTGCGCGCAGTATCTCACCCAGGTGCTGGAGCAATACGCCAGCGGCATGCGCGACGATCTGCCCTACCGCATCGCACGTCGCGACATGCACAACGCCGATGCCGCATTGTCGGTGGCGTTGTCCAACATGTTGCGGGAACCGGGCCGCTATCGGCGTAATCTGGATGCGGGTTTCCGCTTCCTGGCGCTGTCCAACACCTTGCTCGGGTATCTGTCCGCACTGGGGGCGCATCGCGCCGCGCTCGAGGGCGAACACGACCCCACCATCGCGCAGGCCGGCGAGTATCTGCAGCGCGCACTGAGCGAAGTCGCCACCGCATTGCGCGAACGCCAACCATTGCCGATGCACGACGAAACCGAAGAAGTGGCCATCGCCGAAGCGCTGGAACAACACGCCGTTCAATTGCAGCCCAAGCAGCGCTTGGTGCGCGACCAGTTGGCGTTGACGCTGCGTCTATTGCCCAAGCTGCGTGCCGCTGCGTTGGCAGTCACCACTGCACCGGCGGCAGATAGCGCGGCGCGTTTAGCGATAACCAACGCCTAG
- a CDS encoding MFS transporter yields MTIESTSHPPLPRGLVLLMAAATGLAVASNYYAQPLLETLAQAFGIQVRSAGAVVTAARLAYAVGLLLLVPLGDRLERRGLLVGLFVLGALGLLVSASSHSFGMLLVGTIVTGASSVGAQILVPFAATLAAPNERGRVIGTVMSGLLLGILLARTAAGLLAGVGGWHTVYWIAAGLSLVTAVLLWRGLPRHPGNAQLAYPQLVGSVLTLLRDDAVLRSRSVLGGLIFAGFSMFWTTLAFLLSGPSYGYGTAVIGLFGLIGAAGALAANRSGHWSDHGHGDRVSWGGLLMLLLSWGLLAFAPHSIVLLIIGLLLLDIAVQGVHVANQSVIYQRNPHARNRITSAYITCYFIGGALGSTLSTAAYAQAGWNGVVIGGAVLAVAALGWVGLSAAWNHWK; encoded by the coding sequence ATGACTATCGAGTCGACTTCCCACCCACCCCTGCCGCGCGGCCTGGTGCTGCTGATGGCCGCAGCCACCGGGTTGGCGGTGGCGAGCAACTATTACGCGCAGCCCTTGCTGGAAACGCTGGCGCAGGCGTTCGGGATCCAGGTGCGCAGTGCCGGGGCGGTGGTGACGGCTGCACGGCTGGCCTATGCGGTCGGACTGCTGTTGCTGGTGCCGCTGGGCGACCGACTGGAGCGTCGCGGCCTGCTCGTCGGCCTGTTTGTGCTCGGTGCGCTGGGCCTGCTGGTGAGCGCCAGTTCGCACAGCTTCGGCATGTTGCTGGTCGGCACGATTGTGACCGGGGCCAGTTCGGTGGGAGCGCAGATTCTGGTGCCGTTCGCGGCGACCTTGGCCGCGCCCAACGAACGTGGAAGGGTGATCGGCACGGTGATGAGCGGGTTGCTGCTGGGCATTTTGCTGGCGCGTACCGCCGCCGGGCTGCTGGCAGGCGTGGGCGGTTGGCATACCGTGTACTGGATCGCAGCGGGGTTGTCGTTGGTGACTGCCGTGCTGTTGTGGCGCGGGCTGCCACGGCATCCGGGCAATGCGCAGCTGGCGTACCCGCAGTTGGTGGGATCGGTGTTGACACTGCTGCGCGACGATGCGGTGCTGCGTTCGCGTTCGGTGCTGGGTGGGCTGATTTTTGCCGGTTTCAGCATGTTCTGGACCACGCTGGCATTTCTGTTATCGGGGCCGAGTTATGGCTATGGTACGGCGGTGATCGGGCTGTTCGGCTTGATCGGTGCAGCTGGCGCGTTGGCGGCCAATCGCTCCGGCCATTGGTCCGACCACGGCCATGGCGATCGCGTCAGTTGGGGTGGGCTGCTGATGTTGCTGCTGTCGTGGGGATTGCTGGCGTTTGCGCCGCACTCGATCGTATTGCTGATCATCGGCCTGCTGCTGCTGGATATCGCGGTGCAAGGCGTGCATGTCGCCAATCAAAGCGTGATCTATCAGCGCAATCCGCACGCACGCAATCGCATCACCTCGGCTTACATCACCTGCTACTTCATCGGTGGTGCGTTGGGCTCGACCTTGAGCACTGCGGCGTATGCGCAGGCCGGCTGGAACGGTGTGGTGATCGGTGGCGCGGTGCTGGCTGTGGCGGCGTTGGGGTGGGTTGGGCTGAGTGCTGCGTGGAACCACTGGAAATAG
- a CDS encoding MFS transporter, giving the protein MSDHSQFALLRQRRFLPFFAVQALGAFNDNVYRQAIIGLLFYLGIDAGQRMLYTNLAPALFILPYFLFSALAGQIAEKLEKQKLIVITTTMEIAIMALAAVGFLTESMVVLLIALFCTGLQSTLFGPVKYSILPSVLKPEELTGGNGLVEMGTSISILCGMIFGGLIFQIAGNHGPVAAATAVIAIAVTGNLVARLVPRVDAGAPDLKINWNPLPESRAIMRLTRRTPAVRNAVLGVSWFWFVGTVLTAQLPTYAQLNLGGRQDLYVFALALFSIGTGVGSLLCERLSGRTVEIGLVPLGAFGISAFLLDLYFARSGAAPVGNLSISQFVHQPGSVRLIVDLIGIGLFTGLFVVPLFALIQSRTPKAELSRVIAGLNIQNALFIVSAAIIGIALQLPQAVLFGVRIPLPDLSIPQVFLALALANTLVALWIFTLVPEFLMRFLSWVLVSALYRLSARDIDRHVPDEGAALLVCNHVSYMDALILSAVIPRPVRFVMYYKIFRIPAMRWIFRTAKAIPIAGAREDPALMQQAFDRIDAALANGELVCIFPEGALTKDGEIAPFKSGVEKILERRQVSVIPMALRGMWSSMWSHRDTRLGRMRVPRRMRAQIEIVAGAAVPGNQATAALLEQQVRALRRYQS; this is encoded by the coding sequence ATGTCCGATCACAGTCAGTTCGCCCTGCTCAGGCAGCGCCGCTTCTTGCCGTTCTTCGCTGTACAGGCGTTGGGCGCGTTCAACGACAACGTCTATCGGCAGGCCATCATCGGCTTGTTGTTCTACTTAGGCATCGATGCGGGGCAGCGCATGCTATACACCAACCTGGCGCCGGCACTGTTCATCCTGCCGTACTTCCTGTTTTCCGCACTGGCCGGACAGATCGCCGAAAAACTGGAAAAGCAGAAACTCATCGTGATCACCACCACTATGGAGATCGCCATCATGGCGCTGGCCGCGGTGGGCTTTCTCACCGAGAGCATGGTGGTTCTGCTGATCGCGCTGTTCTGCACCGGCCTTCAGTCCACGCTGTTCGGGCCGGTGAAGTATTCGATCCTGCCTTCGGTGCTCAAACCGGAAGAGCTCACCGGCGGCAATGGCCTGGTCGAGATGGGCACCTCGATCTCGATCCTGTGCGGCATGATTTTCGGCGGGCTGATCTTCCAGATCGCCGGCAACCATGGCCCGGTCGCCGCGGCCACTGCGGTGATCGCTATCGCCGTCACCGGCAACCTGGTGGCGCGGCTGGTGCCCAGGGTCGATGCCGGCGCGCCGGACCTGAAGATCAACTGGAACCCCCTCCCCGAATCGCGCGCGATCATGCGCCTGACCCGGCGCACGCCAGCGGTGCGCAACGCAGTGCTCGGGGTGTCGTGGTTCTGGTTCGTCGGCACCGTACTGACCGCGCAGTTGCCCACCTATGCGCAGCTCAACCTGGGCGGCCGGCAGGATCTGTACGTGTTCGCGCTGGCGCTGTTCTCCATCGGCACCGGCGTCGGCTCGCTGCTGTGCGAACGGCTGTCTGGTCGCACCGTGGAAATCGGTCTGGTGCCGCTGGGCGCGTTCGGCATCAGTGCGTTCCTGCTGGATCTGTATTTCGCAAGGTCTGGTGCCGCGCCCGTTGGCAATCTGTCGATCAGCCAGTTCGTGCATCAGCCAGGCAGCGTGCGCTTGATCGTGGATCTGATCGGCATCGGCCTGTTCACCGGCTTGTTTGTGGTGCCGCTGTTTGCGCTGATCCAAAGCCGCACGCCCAAGGCAGAACTCTCGCGGGTGATCGCCGGGCTCAACATCCAGAACGCGTTGTTCATCGTGTCCGCAGCAATCATCGGCATCGCGTTGCAATTGCCGCAGGCGGTGCTGTTCGGTGTGCGCATTCCGTTGCCGGACCTGAGCATTCCGCAGGTGTTTCTGGCCTTGGCGCTGGCCAATACATTGGTGGCGCTGTGGATCTTCACCCTGGTGCCCGAGTTCCTGATGCGCTTTCTCAGCTGGGTGCTGGTGAGCGCCTTGTATCGGCTGAGCGCGCGCGACATTGATCGCCATGTGCCGGACGAAGGCGCCGCACTCCTGGTCTGCAACCACGTCAGCTATATGGACGCGCTGATTCTGTCGGCGGTGATTCCGCGCCCGGTGCGCTTTGTCATGTACTACAAGATCTTCCGCATCCCGGCAATGCGCTGGATCTTCCGCACCGCTAAAGCCATTCCGATCGCGGGCGCGCGCGAAGACCCGGCGCTGATGCAACAGGCCTTCGATCGTATCGATGCCGCACTGGCCAACGGTGAGCTGGTGTGCATTTTCCCCGAAGGCGCGCTGACCAAGGATGGCGAGATCGCGCCGTTCAAATCGGGCGTGGAAAAGATCCTAGAACGCCGCCAGGTATCGGTGATCCCGATGGCACTGCGCGGCATGTGGTCGAGCATGTGGAGCCACCGCGATACGCGTCTGGGCCGCATGCGCGTGCCGCGTCGGATGCGCGCGCAGATCGAAATCGTTGCAGGTGCAGCGGTTCCCGGCAATCAGGCCACTGCCGCGCTGCTCGAACAGCAGGTGCGTGCACTGCGTCGTTATCAATCATGA
- a CDS encoding CD225/dispanin family protein has product MSDIPPPIHPSSSAAPGPVPNHLIWAIVSTVLGFCLCCPTLITGIVAIVFSSKVNGLLNQGDIDGARRASNTAKTWCIVTSVLAVIGLLINIGIVATGGMHGYMDYMQQLQHMQ; this is encoded by the coding sequence ATGAGTGACATCCCACCGCCGATCCATCCTTCGTCCAGCGCCGCGCCAGGCCCGGTGCCGAACCACCTGATCTGGGCGATCGTCTCCACCGTGCTCGGCTTCTGCCTGTGCTGCCCGACCCTGATCACCGGCATCGTGGCGATCGTGTTCTCCAGCAAGGTCAACGGCCTGCTCAACCAGGGCGACATCGACGGCGCGCGTCGCGCCTCCAACACCGCCAAGACCTGGTGCATCGTGACCAGCGTGCTGGCCGTGATCGGCCTGCTGATCAATATCGGTATCGTCGCCACCGGCGGCATGCACGGCTACATGGATTACATGCAGCAGCTGCAGCACATGCAGTAA
- a CDS encoding DUF2752 domain-containing protein has translation MHLRPHHWLGLGAATSMAAFGVTLLYRFDPNASNSPFPPCVFRAVTGCYCPGCGMTRALYALVHFDLPGAFAMNPAAVLGLFTLPGLIAWKAGWRACWFAPVVAVMSEPKFWSWALPMYWVARNLPWFPFTLLAPG, from the coding sequence ATGCACCTGCGTCCCCACCATTGGCTTGGACTGGGGGCGGCCACCAGCATGGCCGCCTTTGGCGTGACATTGCTGTATCGCTTCGATCCGAATGCGAGCAACAGCCCGTTCCCGCCGTGCGTATTCCGCGCCGTCACCGGCTGCTACTGCCCCGGTTGCGGCATGACCCGCGCGCTGTATGCGCTGGTGCATTTCGATCTGCCCGGCGCCTTCGCGATGAACCCCGCCGCCGTGCTCGGCCTGTTCACTCTGCCCGGCCTGATCGCCTGGAAAGCCGGATGGCGCGCGTGCTGGTTCGCTCCGGTGGTCGCGGTGATGTCCGAGCCGAAGTTCTGGTCGTGGGCGTTGCCAATGTATTGGGTTGCCAGAAATTTACCGTGGTTTCCGTTCACTCTGCTGGCGCCGGGTTAG
- the ampE gene encoding regulatory signaling modulator protein AmpE: protein MFTTLVAVVVALSLGHLAPAQVARLRNFAWFGQWLRWLDSHAAGRGAWQGRYGVLLALLPALLVAPLQWLLDDLLHGFVALLFGVAVLAWTWGPRDLDRDVEAAIDADEPGARRDAIAHLQAAGGSVHEDAPSLVEAVVVNGLRRWFAVLWWFVLLGPFGAVLYRLTALAVESPLSVLLPPRNLAGARWLLAVLEWPVAQLMTVSMALAGNFDTVFRAWREAHGNRWSLEPHFLGAVARASVSAELREQAHDYTDSGLVPVWRRLPEVRDAMSLVWRVLLLWMVVLALLVIAGWVR, encoded by the coding sequence ATGTTCACGACCCTGGTCGCTGTCGTCGTCGCACTTTCGCTAGGCCATCTGGCGCCGGCTCAGGTGGCCAGACTGCGGAATTTCGCATGGTTCGGCCAATGGCTGCGTTGGCTGGACAGTCATGCGGCCGGGCGTGGGGCGTGGCAGGGCCGTTATGGCGTGTTGCTGGCGTTGTTGCCGGCCTTGTTGGTTGCCCCGCTGCAGTGGCTGCTGGACGATCTTTTGCATGGCTTTGTAGCCTTGCTGTTCGGCGTGGCGGTGCTGGCCTGGACCTGGGGCCCGCGCGATCTGGATCGCGATGTGGAAGCGGCGATCGATGCCGACGAGCCGGGCGCGCGTCGCGATGCGATTGCGCACTTGCAGGCGGCCGGCGGCAGCGTGCACGAAGATGCACCCTCGCTGGTGGAAGCGGTGGTAGTCAACGGCCTTCGGCGCTGGTTCGCGGTGCTGTGGTGGTTTGTGCTGCTGGGGCCGTTCGGTGCTGTGCTGTACAGACTCACGGCGTTGGCGGTGGAGAGTCCGCTGTCGGTCTTGCTGCCGCCGCGCAATCTGGCCGGTGCGCGCTGGCTGCTGGCCGTGCTGGAATGGCCGGTGGCGCAGTTGATGACGGTGTCGATGGCACTGGCGGGCAATTTCGATACGGTGTTCCGCGCCTGGCGCGAGGCGCACGGCAACCGCTGGTCGTTGGAGCCGCATTTTCTTGGTGCGGTGGCGCGTGCCAGCGTCAGTGCCGAGCTGCGCGAGCAAGCGCATGACTACACCGATTCGGGTCTGGTACCGGTCTGGCGCCGTCTACCGGAAGTGCGCGATGCGATGAGCCTGGTCTGGCGCGTGCTGCTGCTGTGGATGGTGGTGCTGGCGCTGTTGGTGATTGCCGGGTGGGTGCGGTAG
- the nudC gene encoding NAD(+) diphosphatase: MSESLFSSSDFAFTHAPLDRGDLLRDDPDALARLWQQGRVLLLDAKGAALADADGQPLLMDSAVLGAGSDAAIFLGLRNDVGWFCLPADIVGVQAPQRIDLRQVAADCPADIATAFAYARAMLHWQSRTRFCGVCGGAIAFRRAGFIAQCTQCQTEHYPRVDPAIIVAVSDGERLLLGRQARWSPGRYSVIAGFVEPGESLEQAVAREVFEETRVHVQDCRYQGAQPWPFPGALMLGFSARAAAAEVPQVTGELEDARWVSHAEVTAALAGEGDIGLPPRISIACALIEHWHRSHG; this comes from the coding sequence ATGTCAGAGTCTCTTTTTTCTTCCTCCGATTTTGCCTTCACTCACGCGCCGCTCGACCGTGGCGATTTGCTGCGTGACGATCCCGATGCATTGGCGCGTCTGTGGCAGCAGGGCCGGGTGCTGTTGCTCGACGCCAAGGGCGCGGCGCTAGCCGATGCCGATGGCCAACCCTTGTTGATGGACAGCGCCGTGCTCGGCGCCGGGTCGGACGCGGCGATCTTTCTCGGTCTGCGCAACGACGTCGGTTGGTTCTGTCTGCCGGCCGATATTGTCGGTGTGCAGGCACCGCAGCGCATCGATCTGCGTCAGGTCGCGGCCGATTGCCCGGCCGACATCGCCACAGCGTTTGCCTACGCACGTGCGATGTTGCACTGGCAGTCGCGCACGCGCTTTTGTGGTGTCTGCGGCGGGGCGATCGCGTTCCGGCGGGCCGGCTTTATCGCACAGTGCACGCAGTGCCAGACCGAGCATTACCCGCGCGTGGATCCGGCAATCATCGTGGCGGTCAGCGATGGCGAGCGCCTGCTGCTTGGCCGTCAGGCAAGGTGGTCGCCGGGCCGCTATTCGGTGATTGCCGGCTTTGTCGAACCCGGTGAGTCGCTGGAGCAGGCCGTGGCACGCGAGGTCTTCGAAGAAACCCGCGTGCATGTGCAGGACTGTCGCTATCAGGGCGCGCAGCCGTGGCCGTTCCCAGGCGCGCTGATGCTCGGCTTCAGCGCGCGCGCCGCAGCTGCCGAGGTGCCACAGGTCACCGGTGAGTTGGAAGACGCGCGCTGGGTCAGCCATGCCGAGGTGACCGCCGCATTGGCTGGCGAAGGCGACATCGGGTTGCCGCCGCGCATTTCCATTGCGTGCGCGTTGATCGAGCACTGGCATCGTTCACATGGCTGA